The following are from one region of the Gossypium hirsutum isolate 1008001.06 chromosome D03, Gossypium_hirsutum_v2.1, whole genome shotgun sequence genome:
- the LOC121215606 gene encoding protein NRT1/ PTR FAMILY 6.3 has product MSLPVTQGKTLPDAWDYKGHPAERSTTGGWTSAAMILGVEACERLTTLGIAVNLVTYLTETMHLGNATSATTVTNFLGTSFMLCLLGGFIADTFLGRYLTIGIFATVQATGVTVLTISTIIPSLRPPKCTRDNATICTPASGIQLTVLYLALYLTALGTGGLKSSVSGFGSDQFDDSDPEEKSQMTNFFNWFFFFINIGSLCSVTILVYIQDNLGREWGYGICACAIVIGLVVFLSGTKRYRFKKLVGSPLTQIATVFVAAWKKKHLELPLDPSLLFNIDDAAEGLKMKKKQKLPHTKEFRFLDRAAIKDPSLNDQANKWNLATLTDVEEVKLVLRMLPIWATTVIFWTVYAQMTTFSVSQATTMNRHIGKFQIPPASLTVFFVGSILLTVPIYDRLIAPIARKLLKNPQGLTPLQRIAVGLVLSIIAMVAAALTEIKRLRAATTNGLANNPTAQIPLSVFWLVPQFLLVGAGEAFTYIGQLDFFLRECPKGMKTMSTGLFLSTLSLGFFVSSLLVTIVHKVTGNKHPWLPDNLNQGRLYDFYWLLAILSCLNLAIYLVFAKWYVYKDKRLADEGIELEESETAFH; this is encoded by the exons ATGTCCCTCCCTGTAACACAAGGGAAAACCCTCCCCGATGCTTGGGACTATAAGGGTCATCCCGCCGAGAGGTCCACCACCGGTGGCTGGACCAGCGCCGCCATGATTCTAG GTGTGGAAGCATGTGAGAGGTTAACAACTTTAGGTATAGCTGTTAACTTAGTGACGTACTTAACGGAAACCATGCATTTAGGCAATGCTACCTCGGCCACCACCGTCACCAACTTCCTCGGCACATCTTTCATGCTTTGTTTACTCGGTGGTTTCATCGCCGATACATTCCTTGGAAGGTATCTCACCATCGGAATCTTCGCCACCGTTCAAGCGACA GGTGTAACCGTCTTAACAATCTCAACAATAATCCCAAGCCTAAGGCCACCAAAATGCACAAGGGACAACGCCACAATATGTACCCCAGCAAGTGGCATCCAACTCACTGTTCTCTACTTAGCCCTTTACCTTACAGCTCTTGGGACTGGAGGTCTAAAATCGAGTGTTTCCGGGTTTGGGTCGGATCAATTTGATGATTCGGACCCCGAAGAAAAATCCCAGATGACCAACTTCTTCAATTGGTTctttttcttcataaacataGGTTCACTTTGTTCAGTGACCATTTTGGTTTACATCCAAGACAATTTAGGACGTGAATGGGGCTATGGCATTTGTGCTTGTGCTATTGTGATAGGGTTAGTGGTGTTTCTATCGGGTACAAAGAGGTACCGGTTTAAGAAACTGGTGGGGAGCCCATTGACCCAAATTGCTACAGTCTTCGTAGCTGCCTGGAAAAAGAAGCATTTGGAGTTGCCATTGGATCCATCGTTGCTTTTCAATATTGATGATGCAGCTGAGGggttgaagatgaagaagaaacaaaaattgCCCCACACCAAAGAGTTCCG TTTCTTGGATAGGGCAGCTATCAAGGACCCATCTCTTAATGATCAGGCAAATAAATGGAACTTGGCTACATTAACAGATGTTGAAGAAGTGAAATTGGTACTAAGGATGTTACCTATATGGGCAACCACTGTTATATTTTGGACCGTATATGCCCAAATGACAACATTTTCAGTATCACAAGCCACAACCATGAACCGTCACATAGGGAAATTTCAAATCCCACCAGCGTCACTCACTGTATTCTTCGTCGGAAGCATTCTCTTGACAGTTCCGATTTACGACAGGCTCATCGCTCCAATCGctagaaaattacttaaaaacccACAAGGGTTAACCCCTTTACAAAGGATCGCTGTTGGTTTAGTTTTATCCATTATAGCAATGGTAGCAGCAGCATTGACCGAAATAAAACGATTGAGAGCAGCAACTACGAATGGTCTTGCGAATAATCCAACCGCTCAAATCCCATTAAGTGTCTTTTGGTTGGTCCCTCAGTTTTTGCTTGTAGGGGCTGGTGAAGCCTTTACATACATAGGacaacttgattttttcttaaggGAGTGCCCAAAAGGGATGAAAACAATGAGTACGGGTTTATTTTTAAGTACACTTTCATTAGGGTTTTTCGTTAGTTCATTATTGGTTACTATAGTTCATAAGGTGACCGGAAACAAGCATCCATGGCTGCCAGATAATTTGAACCAAGGGAGACTCTATGATTTCTATTGGCTTTTAGCAATTTTGAGTTGTTTGAATTTGGCGATTTACCTGGTTTTTGCTAAATGGTATGTGTATAAGGATAAGAGACTTGCTGATGAAGGGATTGAATTGGAAGAATCAGAAACTGCTTTCCATTAA